A window of Costertonia aggregata contains these coding sequences:
- a CDS encoding M20/M25/M40 family metallo-hydrolase: protein MHKACSLIIVFFLSIGVNSQKLSRTEKKLIATVEKNNSEAISFLEKVVNINSGTLNTKGVKQVGMVFKDAFEDIDFKTTWIEMPAEMNRAGHLFAETTGKKGKKLLLIGHLDTVFEEDSPFQTFKMVNDSTAHAPGGNDMKGGNVIILYALKALYENGLLNNAQIITAFTGDEESTGKPLSVSRKDLINAAKRSDIALGFETSTGFNYATVARRGSSGWEVEVTGKRAHSSGVFSERVGAGAIFEMSRILNSFYEEVKGEEFLTFNPGVLLGGTFLDHDPKTGKGNTFGKSNVVAQSAMVKGGLRFISEEQKERARTKMREIVANNLPNTSAEISFTDSYPAMVPTEGNKALLARLNQVSLDLGQGEVFAYDPGKRGAADTSFVAEYVDCLDGLGTMGTGAHTPEETVNLNTIEALTKRTAVLIYRLIQQ, encoded by the coding sequence ATGCATAAAGCTTGTTCACTTATTATCGTTTTCTTTTTAAGTATTGGGGTAAATTCCCAAAAACTTTCCCGAACCGAAAAAAAATTGATCGCAACGGTTGAAAAAAATAATTCCGAAGCGATTTCTTTTTTGGAGAAAGTGGTCAATATCAATAGCGGCACCTTAAATACAAAAGGTGTAAAGCAGGTAGGTATGGTGTTCAAAGATGCTTTTGAGGATATCGATTTTAAGACAACATGGATAGAAATGCCCGCTGAAATGAATAGGGCTGGACATCTATTTGCGGAAACTACTGGTAAAAAAGGAAAAAAATTACTGCTTATCGGCCATCTGGATACGGTTTTTGAAGAAGACAGTCCGTTCCAAACCTTCAAGATGGTAAATGATAGCACTGCGCATGCACCGGGCGGTAATGACATGAAAGGGGGCAATGTGATAATTTTATATGCCTTAAAAGCTTTGTATGAGAATGGCTTGTTGAACAATGCACAGATTATAACAGCATTTACGGGTGATGAGGAGAGCACGGGCAAACCATTGAGCGTAAGCCGAAAAGATTTGATCAATGCAGCTAAACGTAGCGATATTGCGCTGGGTTTTGAAACGTCTACGGGCTTCAATTATGCCACTGTGGCCCGACGGGGCTCATCGGGTTGGGAAGTTGAGGTAACGGGTAAAAGGGCACATTCTTCCGGGGTATTTAGCGAAAGGGTAGGCGCAGGTGCTATTTTTGAAATGTCCCGTATCCTCAATTCTTTTTACGAAGAAGTCAAGGGAGAGGAATTTTTGACTTTTAATCCCGGTGTTTTATTAGGTGGTACGTTTTTGGATCATGACCCTAAAACAGGTAAAGGCAACACTTTTGGTAAAAGCAATGTAGTAGCGCAGTCGGCTATGGTAAAGGGTGGGCTTCGTTTTATATCGGAAGAACAAAAAGAAAGGGCTAGAACCAAAATGCGGGAAATCGTTGCCAATAACCTTCCCAATACATCTGCGGAAATCAGCTTTACCGACAGTTACCCAGCTATGGTCCCTACAGAAGGCAATAAGGCTTTATTGGCCCGGCTAAATCAGGTTAGTCTAGATTTGGGCCAAGGCGAGGTATTTGCGTATGATCCAGGAAAACGGGGTGCCGCCGATACATCTTTTGTAGCGGAGTATGTAGATTGTCTTGACGGTTTGGGCACTATGGGCACGGGTGCCCATACTCCCGAGGAAACCGTAAACTTGAATACCATCGAAGCTTTGACCAAACGTACAGCGGTTTTGATCTATAGATTGATTCAACAGTAG
- a CDS encoding exonuclease domain-containing protein yields the protein MYSIVDIETTGNGIRGNRITEISIFRFDGHQIVDEFTSLVNPECDIPLFITGLTGIDDNMVRNAPLLNEIAPRILEITKDSIFVAHSVNFDYNVIKNEFKQIGHDFSLKKLCTVRLSRKLLPGYHSYSLGKLCSAIGIPLTDRHRARGDAHATLLLFHKLLRAQNAEKVFKAFLNARSQETTLPPALPKTEFEKLPTTPGVYYFKNQKGKIIYVGKAINIKKRVLSHFYDKATKELALCSETYLLDFEETGNELIALLQESSEIKKHYPKFNRAQKRNVQRYGIFSYEDRKGVLHLAYNKIKMAPNPLTVFYSLTDCRQFLEKICDTFELCPKYCHLQENVTTCSHYKIKQCIGICSNIEQLTKYNLRVQKAIGFLKETKTDFTIKSKGRTADEDAFVLVRNGLYIGFGYISKNIAVSYLDEIESFLIPQQNTMETQRIIESYVRKHPKSIFELGKNNVEQIQV from the coding sequence TTGTACAGCATTGTTGATATAGAAACTACGGGAAACGGTATAAGAGGCAATCGCATTACCGAAATCTCCATTTTTAGGTTTGATGGTCATCAAATCGTAGATGAGTTTACCTCTTTGGTCAATCCCGAGTGTGACATCCCTCTTTTCATTACCGGTCTCACGGGTATAGATGACAATATGGTTCGCAATGCCCCTCTACTAAATGAAATTGCTCCGAGAATACTCGAAATTACAAAGGATAGTATTTTTGTGGCCCATAGCGTAAATTTTGATTATAACGTCATTAAAAACGAGTTCAAACAAATTGGCCATGATTTCTCCCTAAAAAAACTCTGCACGGTACGATTGTCCCGAAAATTACTCCCGGGATACCATTCATACAGCTTGGGAAAATTATGTTCGGCTATTGGTATTCCCCTAACAGACAGGCATCGTGCCCGTGGCGATGCCCATGCTACCTTGCTTTTGTTTCATAAGTTATTGCGTGCTCAAAATGCCGAAAAAGTATTTAAGGCTTTTTTGAATGCCCGGTCTCAAGAAACTACCTTACCTCCTGCGCTTCCTAAAACGGAATTTGAAAAATTACCCACTACGCCCGGTGTTTATTATTTTAAAAATCAAAAGGGAAAGATTATTTACGTGGGGAAGGCCATAAACATAAAGAAAAGGGTATTAAGCCATTTTTACGATAAAGCTACCAAAGAATTGGCACTCTGTTCAGAAACATATCTCTTGGATTTTGAAGAAACCGGAAATGAACTTATCGCCCTATTGCAGGAATCCTCTGAAATAAAAAAACACTATCCAAAATTCAATCGGGCACAAAAAAGAAATGTTCAGCGATATGGTATCTTTAGCTATGAGGACCGAAAAGGAGTTTTGCATTTGGCCTACAACAAAATTAAAATGGCCCCTAATCCCCTAACGGTTTTTTACAGTTTAACCGATTGCAGGCAATTTTTGGAAAAGATATGCGATACTTTTGAACTCTGCCCCAAATACTGCCACTTACAGGAAAATGTGACCACTTGTTCCCATTACAAAATCAAACAGTGTATCGGTATTTGTTCCAACATTGAACAATTGACTAAATACAATCTTCGCGTGCAAAAGGCTATTGGCTTTTTAAAAGAAACAAAAACCGATTTTACTATTAAATCAAAAGGAAGAACAGCTGATGAGGATGCCTTTGTATTGGTACGGAACGGTTTGTATATTGGTTTTGGATATATATCCAAGAATATAGCAGTATCGTATTTGGACGAAATTGAATCGTTTTTGATACCTCAGCAAAATACGATGGAAACCCAACGAATAATTGAATCGTACGTGAGAAAACACCCAAAATCTATATTTGAACTAGGGAAAAACAACGTGGAACAAATCCAAGTTTAA
- a CDS encoding Crp/Fnr family transcriptional regulator: MKESLKQNFGYLFEEELLHEIVALGMLKKVPQGETMINIGDFISGVPLLLDGAIKVMREDELGDELLLYFIESGDTCAMTFSCFMGTRKSDIRAVAESDTQVLMIPLQQMELWMAKYKTWRRFILDSYHSRLQELLETVDTLAFMRMDERLLKHLQDKAKVNHSDVIHTTHQEIAADLHTSRVVVSRLLKKMEKEHIISMNRNQIKLLQL, from the coding sequence ATGAAAGAGTCTCTGAAACAAAACTTTGGTTATCTTTTTGAAGAGGAGTTATTGCATGAAATAGTTGCTTTGGGAATGTTGAAAAAAGTCCCCCAAGGCGAAACAATGATCAATATCGGAGATTTCATTTCCGGGGTGCCATTGTTGTTGGATGGCGCTATAAAAGTGATGCGGGAAGATGAACTTGGTGACGAACTATTGCTATATTTCATTGAAAGTGGGGATACCTGTGCCATGACTTTTTCATGCTTTATGGGTACCCGAAAAAGCGATATTAGGGCTGTTGCTGAATCAGACACCCAGGTATTGATGATACCCTTGCAGCAAATGGAGCTATGGATGGCGAAATACAAAACATGGCGTAGGTTTATCTTGGATAGCTACCATTCTCGGCTACAGGAACTTTTGGAAACAGTGGACACTTTGGCCTTTATGCGAATGGATGAGCGACTGTTAAAACACTTGCAGGATAAGGCAAAGGTGAACCATAGCGATGTAATACATACAACACATCAAGAAATTGCCGCTGACCTACATACCTCACGTGTAGTCGTCTCAAGGCTCTTGAAAAAGATGGAAAAGGAGCATATCATTTCTATGAACAGAAATCAAATCAAGTTGCTTCAGCTTTGA
- a CDS encoding exo-beta-N-acetylmuramidase NamZ family protein, which yields MAFLSNPKNTVFLWVLFLLACGNRPKNDSAQMETTDVASIKTETKEVIVAANRTAEYIPLLTGKKVGVVANQTSVIFHGDNHTHLIDSLSSLQIDLKKVFAPEHGFRGKADAGEKVKDDVDTKTGLPIISLHGKDRKPSPEHLRDLDVVLFDIQDVGVRFYTYIATLQLVMEACAENNIPLIVLDRPNPNAHYVDGPTMETKHTGFLGMTEIPLVYGMTIGEYAQMINEEGWLKDAVTVDLTVIPLKNWTYGTEYSLPIRPSPNLPNDTSINLYPSLGLFEGTNVNAGRGTEYQFQRYGASFLDSTEYNFSYVPKPNFGSKHPKEIGKKCFGKDLSQTPKMSEASLRWIMDAYENTVNKTKFFITDGFTKHAGTTKLQKQIEAGLTEKEIKETWQADLEKFKTIRKKYLRYQ from the coding sequence ATGGCATTTTTATCCAATCCCAAAAATACAGTATTCTTATGGGTTTTGTTTCTGCTAGCTTGCGGAAACCGACCAAAAAACGACTCGGCCCAAATGGAAACAACCGATGTTGCCAGCATAAAAACCGAAACTAAAGAAGTAATCGTTGCCGCCAATAGAACAGCGGAATATATACCGCTATTGACCGGTAAAAAAGTGGGGGTTGTTGCCAATCAAACCAGTGTTATCTTCCACGGGGATAATCATACACATTTAATAGATTCCCTAAGCTCTTTACAAATTGATCTAAAAAAAGTGTTTGCCCCCGAACATGGTTTTCGTGGTAAGGCCGATGCAGGTGAGAAAGTAAAAGATGATGTAGATACCAAAACTGGACTCCCCATTATTTCGTTACACGGTAAAGACCGAAAACCTTCGCCCGAACATCTACGTGATTTGGATGTGGTGCTTTTTGATATTCAGGATGTAGGCGTTCGCTTTTACACCTATATCGCTACTCTACAATTGGTCATGGAGGCCTGTGCCGAAAACAATATTCCGCTAATCGTATTGGACCGCCCCAACCCGAATGCACACTATGTGGATGGCCCCACCATGGAGACCAAACATACCGGGTTTTTAGGCATGACCGAAATTCCCCTAGTGTATGGCATGACCATTGGCGAATATGCACAAATGATCAATGAGGAAGGTTGGTTAAAAGATGCCGTTACAGTAGATCTGACCGTTATCCCCTTGAAAAACTGGACGTATGGGACCGAGTATAGCTTACCCATACGCCCGTCCCCTAACTTACCGAACGATACATCAATTAATCTGTACCCAAGCCTTGGTCTTTTTGAAGGTACGAACGTCAATGCAGGCCGCGGAACGGAATATCAGTTCCAACGTTATGGGGCTTCCTTTTTGGACAGTACGGAATATAATTTCAGTTATGTGCCAAAACCCAATTTTGGTTCAAAACATCCAAAAGAAATAGGTAAAAAATGCTTTGGAAAAGATTTGTCCCAGACTCCGAAAATGAGCGAAGCATCCCTGCGGTGGATTATGGATGCCTATGAAAATACCGTGAACAAGACCAAATTCTTTATCACCGATGGATTTACCAAACATGCAGGCACTACAAAACTTCAAAAACAAATAGAAGCGGGGCTTACAGAAAAAGAAATCAAAGAAACCTGGCAAGCGGATTTAGAAAAGTTTAAAACGATACGAAAGAAATATTTGAGGTATCAATAA
- a CDS encoding PLP-dependent cysteine synthase family protein: protein MKYAKNILETIGNTPLVKLNALTADLPCLVLAKYETFNPGNSVKDRMALQMIEDAEEAGILRPGGTIIEGTSGNTGMGLALAAIVKGYGMICVISDKQSKEKIDILKAVGSKVYVCPTDVAPEDPRSYYSTAKRLAKEIPNSWYVNQYDNPSNCKAHFLSTGPEIWEQTAGKVTHFVVGVGTGGTISGVGSYLKLQNPNVKVWGVDTYGSVFKKYHETGIFDKNEIYPYITEGIGEDILPKNVRFEIIDGFTKVTDKDAAVYTQKLAKEEGMFLGNSAGAAIKGLLQLKEHFSKDDVVVVLFHDHGSRYVGKMFNDDWMSEKGFLE, encoded by the coding sequence ATGAAATATGCAAAAAATATACTCGAAACAATAGGGAATACCCCACTGGTGAAATTGAATGCCCTTACTGCGGATTTGCCCTGTTTGGTACTTGCCAAATACGAAACTTTTAATCCGGGCAATTCCGTAAAAGACCGTATGGCACTTCAAATGATAGAAGATGCCGAAGAGGCCGGAATCCTGAGGCCGGGCGGCACCATAATCGAAGGTACTTCAGGTAATACGGGAATGGGCCTGGCCCTAGCGGCAATTGTCAAAGGTTATGGGATGATATGCGTAATCAGCGACAAACAGTCCAAGGAAAAAATTGATATTTTAAAGGCCGTGGGCAGCAAAGTATATGTTTGCCCCACTGATGTGGCACCGGAAGACCCTAGAAGTTATTACTCTACCGCAAAACGATTGGCAAAGGAGATTCCCAATTCATGGTACGTAAATCAATATGATAATCCCTCTAACTGCAAAGCCCATTTTTTGAGCACAGGACCTGAAATTTGGGAGCAAACGGCGGGGAAAGTCACTCATTTTGTTGTTGGTGTAGGTACGGGAGGTACTATATCTGGCGTAGGCTCCTATCTAAAACTCCAAAACCCCAACGTAAAGGTTTGGGGTGTTGATACATATGGTTCGGTCTTTAAAAAATATCATGAGACGGGTATATTCGATAAGAATGAAATCTATCCTTATATTACCGAGGGTATCGGGGAAGATATTTTGCCCAAGAACGTCCGTTTTGAAATCATTGACGGCTTTACCAAAGTCACGGATAAGGATGCGGCCGTTTACACCCAAAAACTGGCGAAAGAGGAAGGTATGTTTTTGGGCAATTCCGCAGGCGCCGCCATCAAGGGATTACTGCAATTAAAAGAACACTTTTCCAAAGACGATGTGGTAGTGGTATTGTTTCATGATCATGGTAGTAGGTATGTGGGTAAAATGTTCAATGATGATTGGATGAGTGAAAAAGGATTCTTGGAATAG
- a CDS encoding SulP family inorganic anion transporter, giving the protein MRNIFPFLQWLSDYKKSDFSKDIIAGFIVGIVLVPQGMAYAMIVGVPPVYGLYAALVPLVVYALLGTSRQLAVGPVAMDSLLVAAGLGTFYTVGEQNYIALVLLLALMVGVIQLLLGVLRMGFLVNFLSRPVISGFTSAAAIIIIFSQLKHLLGAPIKSDNKFHRLVLNAVDAFPQMNVYDFGIGLAGIVIIVLLKKIHKRIPSILIVVVLGLLGMYFFGSKEYGIVILGAIPSGLPSFQIPEITFENMKNIWPVALTLALVGYLEAISIGKSLEEKSGRETIDANKELLALGTSNILGSFFQSFPITASFSRSAINQQAGAKTNFAGICSVCMVLVTLLYLIPFFYYLPKAILASIIMVSVFGLIDVTYAKSLWKYRKDELLVLLVTFCITLFVGITQGILSGVLLSLLLMVYRTSKPHFAVLGNIKGSDYYKNVNRFKDELQMRDDLLIVRFDSQLYFGNSSYFKNQLLKNIHLKGKALKGVILNAEAINYIDSTAANMLIKVIKEIHEKNLQFYIAGAIGPTRDIIFSSGIVKELNKEFLFVKTKDAVAYFDDPKSISDDWHKVAYQNITQG; this is encoded by the coding sequence ATGCGAAATATTTTTCCTTTTTTGCAATGGTTGTCCGATTACAAGAAATCCGATTTTTCCAAAGATATCATAGCGGGTTTTATCGTGGGTATTGTTTTGGTACCACAGGGTATGGCATATGCTATGATCGTTGGGGTGCCACCCGTATATGGGCTTTATGCCGCCTTGGTGCCTTTGGTCGTTTATGCATTGTTGGGCACTTCACGACAGTTGGCCGTAGGGCCTGTAGCCATGGATTCCCTCTTGGTCGCGGCTGGCCTGGGCACATTCTACACCGTTGGGGAACAAAACTACATAGCTTTGGTTTTGCTGTTGGCGTTAATGGTGGGCGTTATCCAATTGTTATTGGGTGTTCTCAGAATGGGGTTTTTGGTAAATTTTTTATCGAGGCCCGTTATCAGTGGTTTTACGTCTGCAGCGGCCATAATCATAATTTTTAGTCAATTAAAGCATTTGTTGGGCGCTCCGATAAAGAGCGATAACAAATTTCATCGGTTGGTCTTAAATGCCGTAGATGCCTTTCCCCAAATGAATGTTTATGATTTTGGTATCGGTTTGGCAGGTATCGTTATTATTGTTCTGTTAAAAAAGATACATAAAAGGATTCCCTCTATATTGATTGTAGTTGTTTTAGGGCTGTTGGGGATGTATTTTTTTGGTTCAAAGGAATATGGAATCGTTATTTTGGGGGCAATTCCGTCAGGTTTGCCAAGCTTTCAAATACCGGAGATTACGTTTGAAAACATGAAAAATATATGGCCTGTTGCCCTTACTTTGGCTTTGGTAGGGTATTTAGAGGCCATATCAATCGGTAAGTCTTTAGAGGAAAAATCGGGCCGGGAAACCATAGACGCCAATAAAGAACTATTGGCTTTGGGTACATCTAATATATTGGGTTCATTTTTCCAATCGTTTCCCATTACGGCAAGTTTTTCAAGATCGGCAATTAATCAACAAGCTGGTGCTAAAACCAATTTTGCGGGTATATGCAGTGTATGTATGGTGCTTGTAACGTTACTGTATTTAATTCCTTTTTTTTATTATTTGCCCAAGGCTATTTTGGCTTCGATCATAATGGTATCGGTTTTTGGACTGATTGATGTCACTTATGCCAAAAGCCTATGGAAATACAGAAAAGACGAACTATTGGTGCTTTTGGTCACGTTTTGCATTACTTTGTTTGTTGGCATAACGCAAGGTATTCTTTCCGGGGTTTTACTTTCACTGTTATTGATGGTCTATAGAACGTCCAAACCACATTTTGCCGTTTTGGGCAATATAAAAGGCTCTGACTATTACAAAAATGTGAATCGGTTCAAAGATGAACTTCAAATGCGGGACGACCTATTGATCGTTCGTTTTGATTCCCAATTATACTTTGGGAATTCCTCTTATTTCAAAAATCAATTATTAAAAAATATCCATTTAAAGGGTAAAGCGTTAAAAGGGGTGATCCTAAATGCCGAAGCCATCAATTATATTGATTCTACCGCGGCCAATATGCTGATTAAGGTAATTAAGGAAATCCACGAAAAAAACCTACAGTTTTATATTGCCGGGGCTATTGGACCAACGAGGGATATTATTTTTAGCAGTGGTATTGTCAAAGAACTGAACAAAGAGTTTTTATTTGTAAAAACAAAGGATGCAGTGGCCTATTTTGACGATCCTAAATCAATTTCTGACGATTGGCATAAGGTCGCCTACCAAAATATAACCCAGGGGTAA
- a CDS encoding aldose epimerase family protein, which yields MITLHLNDQQAKIEAGELVSYQVDGHEYIHQKGSPGWRSSDTEMFPIIGPTNEADFRVQTPKGKAVQDQHGLLREMEYSVQSKSETKAIFIKRYKAKTQVKNSKYPDRSTEKLLSWPYDFSFGKIIELTLNGLQITFQVSGEKGMPFMLGYHPAFKLHTKNPTVFANGKAISLKGILAVGNRAMPVLDCNELSLKDKNGIRLKTDGFRHFMLWTEVPNMVCLEPITFYPYAVEQENIHQGFQHFGDTHEIFRVLIQTDK from the coding sequence ATGATTACGTTACATCTAAATGACCAACAAGCAAAAATCGAGGCCGGAGAACTGGTAAGCTACCAAGTTGATGGTCATGAATATATACACCAAAAGGGCAGCCCGGGATGGCGTAGCTCCGATACGGAGATGTTTCCCATCATAGGGCCCACCAATGAGGCTGATTTTAGGGTGCAAACCCCAAAGGGAAAAGCTGTTCAGGATCAGCATGGCCTTTTGCGGGAAATGGAATATAGCGTACAGTCAAAATCTGAGACCAAAGCTATTTTTATCAAGCGATATAAGGCCAAAACGCAAGTCAAAAACTCAAAATATCCCGATAGGTCAACCGAGAAATTGTTGAGCTGGCCCTATGATTTCAGTTTCGGGAAAATAATTGAACTGACTTTAAACGGACTCCAAATAACATTTCAGGTCTCTGGGGAAAAAGGGATGCCCTTTATGCTGGGCTATCATCCTGCTTTTAAACTACACACCAAAAACCCCACTGTTTTTGCAAATGGTAAAGCTATTTCACTAAAAGGGATTTTAGCTGTTGGCAACAGGGCCATGCCTGTTTTGGATTGTAATGAACTTAGCCTAAAGGATAAAAACGGCATCCGTCTTAAAACAGATGGGTTTCGCCATTTTATGTTATGGACCGAAGTTCCCAATATGGTGTGTTTGGAGCCCATAACATTTTACCCTTATGCCGTAGAGCAAGAGAATATTCACCAAGGATTTCAACATTTTGGCGATACGCATGAAATCTTTAGGGTTCTCATCCAAACGGATAAATAG
- a CDS encoding MBL fold metallo-hydrolase, translating into MKIEQIYTGCLAQGAYYIESEGEVAIIDPLREVEPYIKRAKDADAKIKYIFETHFHADFVSGHVTLSEKSGAPIVYGPNANPSFDAIIATDGQEFQLGNITITALHTPGHTMESTTYLLRDAHGKDHAIFSGDTLFLGDVGRPDLAQKAASMTKEDLAGILYDSLREKIMPLADDVIVYPAHGAGSACGKNMMKETVDTLGNQKKMNYALRADMTKAEFIQEVTDGLLPPPKYFPLNVKMNKEGYEDIATVLDRGTRALSPDEFEEAANETEALVLDVRHQDEFVNKHIPRSIFIGLNGDFAPWVGALIADTKQPLLLVTPQGKEEETVTRLSRVGFDGTIGYLSGGISAWIEAGKEKDSIISIMASEVKDRLKTDKIPFFDVRKDGEYQSEHVLDAKHAPLSNINEYLSEFPKDKPFFVHCAGGYRSVIAASILKSRGIHNLIDIKGGFGAIKTTGLPITDYVCPTTLKN; encoded by the coding sequence ATGAAAATAGAACAGATTTATACAGGATGTTTGGCCCAAGGGGCGTATTATATTGAAAGTGAGGGCGAAGTTGCTATCATAGATCCCTTGCGTGAGGTAGAGCCGTATATAAAACGTGCTAAGGATGCCGATGCCAAGATCAAGTACATTTTTGAAACACATTTTCACGCTGATTTTGTTAGTGGTCATGTGACGCTATCCGAAAAATCGGGTGCACCGATTGTATACGGGCCCAATGCGAATCCCTCCTTTGATGCCATTATTGCGACGGACGGTCAAGAATTTCAATTGGGCAATATTACGATTACCGCATTGCACACTCCGGGGCATACCATGGAAAGTACAACATATCTCTTGCGTGATGCCCACGGAAAGGACCATGCGATTTTTTCCGGTGACACTCTATTTTTAGGCGACGTAGGAAGACCAGACTTGGCCCAGAAAGCTGCCAGTATGACCAAGGAAGACCTAGCAGGCATTCTTTATGATAGCTTACGCGAAAAAATCATGCCTTTGGCAGACGATGTGATCGTTTATCCGGCACATGGCGCAGGTTCGGCCTGTGGTAAAAATATGATGAAGGAAACGGTAGATACTTTGGGCAACCAAAAAAAAATGAATTATGCGCTTAGAGCCGATATGACCAAAGCGGAGTTCATACAAGAGGTTACCGACGGTTTGTTACCACCGCCAAAATACTTTCCGTTGAACGTTAAAATGAACAAGGAGGGTTATGAGGATATCGCAACCGTGCTGGACAGGGGAACCCGGGCATTGTCTCCGGACGAATTTGAAGAGGCGGCCAACGAGACCGAAGCTTTGGTACTTGATGTAAGGCACCAAGACGAGTTTGTAAATAAACATATACCTAGATCAATTTTTATTGGCCTTAACGGCGATTTTGCACCATGGGTAGGGGCTTTGATAGCAGATACCAAACAACCCTTACTTTTGGTTACTCCCCAAGGTAAGGAGGAAGAGACCGTGACAAGGCTTTCCAGGGTGGGTTTTGATGGTACAATTGGCTATTTAAGTGGGGGTATTTCTGCTTGGATAGAAGCAGGTAAAGAAAAAGATTCAATAATTTCAATCATGGCCTCTGAAGTCAAGGACAGGTTAAAAACCGATAAAATTCCATTCTTTGATGTTAGAAAAGATGGCGAATACCAGTCAGAACACGTTTTGGATGCCAAACATGCCCCACTAAGCAATATCAATGAATACTTATCGGAATTTCCAAAAGACAAGCCCTTCTTTGTTCATTGTGCCGGGGGATATCGTTCTGTAATTGCTGCCTCTATCTTAAAGAGTAGGGGAATTCACAATCTAATTGATATTAAAGGCGGTTTTGGAGCAATCAAAACTACTGGACTGCCAATTACGGATTACGTATGCCCTACTACATTGAAAAACTGA
- a CDS encoding ABC transporter permease, producing MNFEYFIAKRLIRGKEHKISISAPIIKIAIAAIALGIIMMLIALATGVGLQHKIREKLAAFNGHVQISNYDNNISEVSIVPVSKKQDFYPEFKNVEGISHVQAVASKGGIIRTADTFEGMIAKGVGTDYNWTVFRDFLVQGRLPEYTSDLNGEALMSRTMANKLQLEVGDTFPALFFKEENPDKIPNQRRFDIVGIYDSGFEELDEIYVLIDIRHIQRMNKWDEDQVGNFEVFLKDFGQIDEKGNEIYGKILSDLDSQTIKYKYRNIFDWIGLFDFNIALIIGIMIVVGGINMITALLVLILERTQMIGILKALGSTNWSIRKVFLFNAAYLIAIGLFWGNLVGLGLLLLQQRFRFIKFPNPEEYYIDYVPVHIDVLTVVLLNIGVMVLCLLMLLIPSYIITRITPVKAIQFE from the coding sequence TTGAATTTTGAATATTTTATAGCTAAACGCCTTATTAGGGGCAAGGAACATAAAATTAGTATTTCTGCCCCAATAATAAAAATAGCCATAGCGGCAATTGCCCTGGGTATTATTATGATGCTTATCGCTTTGGCAACAGGTGTTGGTCTGCAACATAAAATTCGAGAAAAACTGGCTGCTTTCAATGGTCACGTCCAGATTTCCAATTATGACAACAACATTTCTGAGGTTTCCATAGTGCCGGTTTCCAAAAAACAGGATTTTTATCCGGAATTTAAAAATGTAGAAGGTATTTCCCATGTGCAGGCAGTAGCCAGTAAAGGTGGTATTATCAGAACTGCCGATACGTTCGAAGGCATGATCGCCAAAGGTGTGGGCACAGATTACAACTGGACCGTTTTCAGGGATTTTTTGGTACAGGGCCGATTACCGGAGTATACATCTGACTTAAACGGTGAGGCCTTAATGTCCCGAACCATGGCCAATAAATTACAGCTAGAGGTAGGCGACACTTTCCCCGCACTTTTTTTTAAGGAAGAGAATCCCGATAAAATTCCCAACCAAAGACGGTTTGATATTGTGGGTATTTATGATAGTGGATTTGAAGAGCTTGACGAGATTTATGTATTGATTGATATTAGGCACATTCAACGGATGAATAAATGGGACGAAGACCAAGTAGGTAATTTTGAGGTTTTCTTGAAGGATTTTGGTCAAATTGATGAAAAAGGCAATGAAATTTACGGTAAGATACTATCCGACTTGGATAGCCAGACCATAAAATACAAGTACCGCAATATTTTTGATTGGATCGGGCTGTTCGATTTTAACATCGCTTTGATTATAGGTATTATGATTGTCGTTGGCGGAATCAACATGATTACCGCCCTTTTGGTGCTTATTTTGGAGCGTACGCAAATGATCGGAATTTTAAAGGCATTGGGTTCCACCAATTGGAGCATTCGTAAGGTGTTTTTGTTCAACGCCGCATATTTGATCGCTATCGGCTTATTTTGGGGCAACCTTGTCGGCTTGGGACTTTTATTGCTGCAGCAAAGGTTTAGGTTTATAAAATTTCCAAATCCCGAGGAGTATTATATTGATTATGTACCGGTTCATATAGATGTGCTTACTGTTGTTTTATTGAATATTGGCGTAATGGTACTCTGTTTGTTGATGCTTTTGATTCCCTCATATATCATTACCAGGATTACCCCCGTAAAGGCCATTCAATTTGAATGA